The sequence AAAGAAGTGATAAAAAGGGAAATTAAACTTGTACTGTAAACTTTATCAGGATTTTTTTCCTGTTCAGAAAATCTGAAAAATCCGGTCTCCATTCCATAAGTCAACAAAACCATTAAAAAAGCGACATAGGCATAAAGCTCGGTAATAACTCCATATTCTCCTTTTAGAAAAATTCTTGTATAAAATGGAGTTAAAATCAAGTAGTTCAGCACACGTGGAATAATAGTTCCTAATCCATAAACAACAGTTTGCCCGGCTAATTTTTTTATATTATTCAAATTTCAATTTTTAATAAAGTTCGATTATTTTTTCTTTTTCAATTTTTATACCATCAATTTTTATAAGTTCGTTATTTTTATAAGTCTCTGATTTAATTAAAGTTCCATAATAATCGTAATATTTCCATATTTTTTCTTTTCTGCCTACTACATAAATATTTTCTTCTTTTAGTTTTCCGTTTTTATGATAATATTTATGTTTTCCATCTTCATTGCCTTGTAAATATTTTCCCGTGTAATATACTTTTCCGTTTTTATAATAATAATTCCATATGCCATCTTTAAAATCGAATTTATATTCTCCTTCTTCTGTGTGATCTCCCGCATTATAATACCATTTACCTTCTTTTTCGCCTTCAATATAATTACCTCTAATAACTATGTTGCCAAATTCATCATATTCTACCATTTCCCCATCTTCTTTTCCTTTGAAAAATGTTTCTTCTCTTTCTAAATCACCATTTTGATAATACCATTTCCATTCTCCATGTATTTTTCCTTTTCGGTACTTTCCTGTTTGCTCTTTAGCACCATCTTTAAAATAAAAAACCCAATTTTCTTCTCTTTTATTATTTTTATATTTTCCTTTTGACCTTAATTCTCCTGTTTCAAAATAGAATTTCCAAATACCTTGTTTATCTCCTTCTTTATCAACAATTCCTTCACCAATAAGTTTTCCGTATTTATTATACATTTTTGATTTGTTTACCCTTCCAAATTTATCATATTCTCTGTGTACACCAACAGGAAGTTTTCCAAGATAAGCTCCACTATATTTTAATATAGGTTTTCCTCTTTCGTCTTTTTCGTCATAGTATAAATATTTTATCTCAACTTGTTCTTCAATTTCAATATTTTCATCTATTAAAATATCATTTTCATACCTGAATGCTTGAGTTAATTCTCCTTTTTTATTGTAATATTTTCTTAACCCATGCAGTTTATTATTAAGATATGTTTCTTCAACTTTTACTTTTCCGTTATTATGAAATGTTTTCCAGATTTCTTGTTTTAAACTGTCTTTATCATATCTGTTAATTTTTTCAATATCAACCTTCTCGCCTTTATTGTATTGAATAATAGTTATTTCTCGTCCATCTTTTGCATATTCAAAAGCTTTACCTTCTTTTTTTCCGTCTTTATAATTTATTAATTTTTTTATTTTTCTATTTTCATAATAATATCTTGCTTTACCTTGTACTTTGTTATTTACGTAAAGTATTTCAGAATTTATATATTGGTTTTGTTTTGTACTGTCTTTATTTTCTTTATAACTATATGTATAAAAATATCCGTTCTTTTTACCGTTCAAATAATTTATTTTTTTCGAAATATTTTCTGCTTCATCATAAAATATCCAAACACTATCAAGTGAAGCATTCAATCTTTTTCCTGCAGATTTTTTTATTCCGTTAACGTAATATGTTTTCCAAAAACCATCCGGTTTGCCATCAACCATATTACCTTCGCTTGATATTTGTCCATTACCATAATAGAAAATATTGTATCCGTTTTCAGTTTCAATATTTTGAGAAATACAAACAGAAACTATAAAAAATATATTTAAAAAAACAGTTATTTTTAATTTTGATATCTTCATTAATATTTAGTTTAAAGTCCTAACTTTTCAGATATTTCCAACATTCTTTTTATTGGTTTTTCTGCTTTTTTCCTTAATTCTTCGTTAAGTGTTATTTCAGGTAATTCATATTTTAAACAATTATATAGTTTTTCAATAGTATTTAATCTCATAAAATTACAATTACTACAACCACATGTTGAATCTTTTGGTGGTGCAGGAATAAAAATTTTATCAGGATTTGCTTTTTTCATTTGATGAATAATTCCCGGTTCTGTTGCAACTATAAATTTTTTATAATTTTCTTTTATTGTATATTTTAACATGGCAGCAGTAGAACCAATAAAATCAGCTACAATACGAACAGGTTTTTCACATTCAGGATGTGCAATAATTTTCGCATCTTTATTTTTTTCTTTTATTTCTAATATTCGTTCTAATGAAAATTCTTCATGAACATGGCAAGAACCATTCCATATTATCATATCTCTGTTAGTAATATTCTTTATATAGTTTCCAAGATTTCTATCAGGTGCAAAAATTATTTTTTGTTCTTTTGGTAAACTTTCAATTATTTCTACTGCATTTGATGACGTACAAGTAATATCCGTTAAAGCTTTTATTTCTGCTGTGGTATTAACATACGAAACAATAATATGCTCAGGATATTTATCAATAAATTTTTTAAATTCATCTGCGGGACAAGAATCAGCTAACGAACATTCAGCCATTAAATCAGGAATTAATACTTTTTTTTCTGGTGATAAAATTTTTGCTGTTTCAGCCATAAAATTC is a genomic window of Bacteroidales bacterium containing:
- the nadA gene encoding quinolinate synthase NadA, with translation MVDKKDLIKKGFLDIKIDKSINIVEEIIKLKKEKNAVILGHFYQNDEIQDISDFVGDSLQLSQQAAKTDADIIVFAGVNFMAETAKILSPEKKVLIPDLMAECSLADSCPADEFKKFIDKYPEHIIVSYVNTTAEIKALTDITCTSSNAVEIIESLPKEQKIIFAPDRNLGNYIKNITNRDMIIWNGSCHVHEEFSLERILEIKEKNKDAKIIAHPECEKPVRIVADFIGSTAAMLKYTIKENYKKFIVATEPGIIHQMKKANPDKIFIPAPPKDSTCGCSNCNFMRLNTIEKLYNCLKYELPEITLNEELRKKAEKPIKRMLEISEKLGL